The Camelina sativa cultivar DH55 chromosome 18, Cs, whole genome shotgun sequence DNA window CGTAAAAATATAGACACCAAAAcactaaaatagtaattttgtCTATCCCTTAtcctctttttctatttttttcaaattatatgctatttacttaatttgattGTAGATTTTGGTTATTAGGCAAATTGACCCATATAtctactataaaaaaaatatatagatacaaaaaaaattatcccgGTGGTACACCCCCCGGTCAGGCTTAAACAAACATTGGGTGGGCCTAAGACAGGACGccgataaaaaaaaaggtaatcaGAAATCTCTCGATCGTATTTCGAGTGGAGGAGGAGATATGCAATTGCTGGCGGCGCTAAATCCGGCGGCCATTTCCAGGACGCCGCTACAAGCCCTAGATCCTTCTTCGTCATCCTCCTCTTGTCTTCTTTCCTCTGCTCAGGTGATTTCCCCCCTCCCCCCCCCTCCTTCGAATTTTCGATccgttctttcttcttctcacgCTTGTTTTGTTAGTATTACTAATTGTATCGATGTCTCTGATTCGAAACTTTGCAGAGTTTGAGCTCGCAACGCGGTTTTGGTCTCCTCGTAGCTAGGCCTCGACGGGGATTACCATCTACGTCTTTATCGAGTCCACAGCTTTTCCGACGATCCAAAGGTCAGATTACGAATATCTCGATGTTGATTCTATTATTCATTCTTTGTCGTCACTAGGGGACAAATTCTATGATCAATGAAATTTCGACTGTAGTTTCTGAAGACAAATCGTATGAATCTTGAAATTTCTATTGAACTAACAGAGACTTTGTTGTAGATACATATGCTTAGTACTTTGACAGCATAAGATGTCTTTCTTGCCTTACTAGTCTCCTTGGAAACTTGGGAAGGTCAAGTTTGGTGTTGTGATTGCATCGCGCTTTGACATGAAATAATTTGTTTCGTATCGCTATCATCTGTTTTTATTTGGGTTGCTTTAGGATTATATTTCAACTGTAGTTTGTGAACAAATGCTTTTCTGGTCCCATCTCTCTGTCAGACATTATAAGGTTACAACGTTTCTCCAAACgaattatgtatgtatgtattcgTGGCTTCTTGTGTGCGTATCTTCTCCAGGAGAAATGGTTGATTTGTGGATTTTTGCAGTTGTACAGGCAGTAGCAACCCCAGACCCAATCCTGGAAGTACCTCTAACGGAGGAAAATGTAGAGAGCGTTCTGGACGAAATCAGACCATACCTTATGTCTGATGGTGGTAATGTGGCGTTACATGAGATCGATGGAAACATTGTGCGAGTTAAGCTGCAGGGAGCGTGCGGATCATGCCCAAGTTCTACTATGACAATGAAGATGGGTATTGAGCGTCGTCTAATGGAAAAGATCCCTGAAATAGTTGCTGTTGAAGCAGTTCCAGATGAAGAGACTGGCCTAGAAATGAATGAGGAAAACATTGAAAAGGTTAGATTTTTGCATTTGATCTCTAGCTTATGTTCTCTCTGCACATGTGGCTTTGTGATATCACTTGCTCAATCCATATATTTTTGGTCTAGTACTGTTTTTTACGCCCCATGAATCGAACAAGGAAACCATTGAGAAGACTAGTCTTGGTATAAGCTCTAGGTTGCTCTCTGCATATGTGGTTCTGTTATTACCTACTCTGTGTAAATGTCTGGTACTGGCAAATGCTAAATGTATTAAACCGAGATTATAAGTTAGCAAGAcgaatcttctgtttcttgtgATATCGTTACTGCTTGTTTACGTACGTACGGGGCTTTTTGTGAGTCTACGAGCAAGTAAATCTTCATGTCCAAATCCTTTGCTGTTAAAAGCGGTTTGTCTGACCATCATGTCTTAAACTTTTGGAGTTTATGTTTGTGGTGTTAACAACGCTTTGTGggcatatatatattgtttaggTACTGGAAGAAATCAGGCCGTACTTGATCGGAACAACAGATGGATCGCTTGAACTGGTGGAGATTGAAGATCCGATAGTGAAGATAAGAATCACAGGACCTGCTGCTGGAGTCATGACAGTTCGAGTAGCAGTCACTCAGAAACTCAGAGAGAAAATCCCATCAATCGCAGCTGTTcaacttatatagaaaaaaacatactCTTTCCTTTGTATTGTATTAGCTCCTTGTGTATAGTGACAGTTGTTGTGCATAGATACTTATTACTGTGTTttaacattttgatattttatccCCAAAATAAAGTTCAACTTAAAACCACAGAGCTCGAAAACACAACCTTGTATATTGTGATCTTAACTTCAAATAATCACTTATTAATTTTCAGAATGAGCCGATCTTTTTCATTTATCTCCTTGGCTCTCATCTTCTACCTCTTCCTTCATCACCACCTTCTCGTAGCTTCTCAATTCGAAGGATTCGATGCTGAAGACGACGATGTCTCCGACGATTCCTCTCACCTTCACCACTCTCTCCCTCCTCCTCTTATCACTCAGTCTCACTCATCACTCCCCGATCTGGAACCCGAACCGGAACCCGAACCGGAACCCGATCTCATCCCTGAATCAGACACCGAGCCTCAGTCCACGCCATTTGAATACTGGGATGAAGACGAGTTTGAAGGACTACCGACGGAGGTAGAGACACTTGAATCGCCATTGATTACAGAAAACATCACTACTCATGCTGATTCGAAGACGTTAGATCTCAACACTTCTTCGGAAGCTCAAGACGATGCTACTAGTACTACTGATccgttgatgaagaagaagaccaagtcGTACGCGGTGGAGATCGCTTGCGTTTGTTTCCTAATCGCTCTCACGATCAACTACTTCGTCGGCAAACGTGAGAACGAGAGGCTCGCGTTAGCTTGGGCGGCTAAATTCGCTTCCAAGGATACAATATTCCAGAAGAATTTCAGTTTGTTAGGAGTTAGTGAAGGAGAGGATTCGCCATTGTTGTTGAAAGAATCGTTGAATGTGTTCAAATTCTACGCCAGTGGTCGTAAGTATTGCCATGGATTGTTAGCTACCATGGAGCTTAAGAGCAGACACGATCTCATCTCTAGGCTTTTTAATTTGGTGGTTCCTTGTAAAGATGAGATTACTTTTGAGGTTTATATGAATGAAGAAACTATGGATCAGGTTGTGTTGGCTGTTGTGAGGAAGAAGGCTGTGAAGACGATGATAAAGGAGACGAAGGATTTGCGGAGATCTGCTTTGATTCTTCCTTTTGGGAGGAAATGGGTGTCAGAGGAGTTAGCTGTGATCTCTGAATCCAAGGAAGTAGCTGCTAATATGATCACTGACTCTGTGCTTGATCTGGTGAGATcagttttcatcttctttttttttttttctctataagaattctccattttgtttgatgattgatGATACCTCCTTATAAGCTATATAGTAGAACTGACCGTATCTGTGTATTCAGTGGTGAGTGATATTGNNNNNNNNNNNNNNNNNNNNNNNNNNNNNNNNNNNNNNNNNNNNNNNNNNNNNNNNNNNNNNNNNNNNNNNNNNNNNNNNNNNNNNNNNNNNNNNNNNNNNNNNNNNNNNNNNNNNNNNNNNNNNNNNNNNNNNNNNNNNNNNNNNNNNNNNNNNNNNNNNNNNNNNNNNNNNNNNNTGTTGTTGAAAGAATCGTTGAATGTGTTCAAATTCTACGCCAGTGGTCGTAAGTATTGCCATGGATTGTTAGCTACCATGGAGCTTAAGAGCAGACACGATCTGATCTCTAGGCTTTTTAATTTGGTGGTTCCTTGTAAAGATGAGATTACTTTTGAGGTTTATATGAATGAAGAAACAATGGATCAGGTTGTGTGTGCTATTGTGAGGAAGAAGGCTGTGAAGACGATGATAAAGGAGACGAAGGATTTGCGGAGAGTTGCTTTGATTCTTCCTTTTGGGAGGAAATGGGTGTCAGAGGAGTTAGCTGTCATCTCTGAATCCAAGGAAGTAGCTGCTAATATGATCACTGACTCTGTGCTTGATCTGGTGAGATcagttttcatcttcttttcttttctctctaaagattctccattttgtttgatgatttatgaTAGAGTGAGAAATGGTAGAGTCAGAATTTAGCAGATCTTTTCTGAGTTCAGTCTGAATTTGCAAACGTTTGGGAGTGTACTTGAATGGGTCTCATTGTTTTCCATTCAGTGTAAGATATGTTGGAAAGAAGCTTTAGTGCCTTTAACCATTGTTACCTTAATAGGTCAGTATTGGAGTTAGTTAGGATATGGTAATTGATCCTCTGTTTGTATCTGTATTTGGTTAAATAGGGAAATCAATCACTTCCAATGGGAACCCTTAATTTGCTGTTATAGATTTGGGTTAACGTTGCACATTATTTATCTCGATGATACTATAACTAACCAGATTCGGGCATGCATGCAATGGAACTGTGTAGGTTTTTGGTGACAATGCTGTGGATAAGTATGGGAAGAATTTCATCTCGATGCATATATCTGACCAACACCCTGGCAAGCACAAGAAGATGCTGCTTTTCAAGTTTTCCTTACCCGATGCTAAACATATGGATGATATCGTCCGGTTGGTGTTGCTAATTCCATATTACATCGAATTAGTAGGACGATACAGACTCAGCTCCCAGGTACAGTGCAAACTTATGATTAGTTATATATAGCCTGGTTAAATGTGTTGAAAGGCTGAGTTTTAAGTGTCTTGATTCAATGAAGGCGCGGATCAAAACTGAGAGTGGTAGGCAAAAGGCAGCAGAGGAAGCATACAAGGAACTTCACAACGCCAGGCAAGAGGCATTGCAGAAGAAAAAagcagaaaagaagaagatgatggaggaAGCGGAAGCAAAGCTGAGTGCAGAAGTGATaaggaagaaagaggaaaaagaaagagcAAGGCAGGTGAAAAAGGCAATGCCGAAAATGAAGATGAGCCGTAGTCACTAGCTAAAAGCTTATCAAAGAGAGCCATCCAAAATTTATTCGTCAAAATCACTCTCACAAACTCAAAAATCATAGAAAACATGGTCATGTGTTTTACTCATTGGCTCCTTTTGATTCATTTGTCTTGCTTCTCCCTTAAAGTACCATTTTGTTTTACTGATAATGGAGTTTTTTGATGTTGAGCTGGAAAGTCCTGGGAGAGCTTTGTATATAATTGACAACGAATGGCTTATTAGGCTTATCTCAATTCTCAAGTACGTCATTACCAAAAGTTATTTAGTGGCATAGGTTCGTCAATATAGTTACTTTGCAGTAGAGTATGATTTCTTCTCGATGAGCCTTCTAAATCTTCTCTTGATTGACAACAAAAGCGCGCAGGTCCTAGAAATGGCAACGTCGTGACTATATCCAGGTTTCGGCTGTACCTGATCCACTCTCTTCTTTAAAGGATAAGAAGCATAACAGTCGTACGCGTTTAATTAATGGGTACCCATTTATTTGTGATAAAACCTATATAATTTATGGGACTAAATGGGGTAATCCCATTTAACTTTTTCTCATAAATGGGTTTAAATGAGTTCAGTTTAACTCGACATACTCATTTAATAAATGGATGTTGTATACCCATATTAACATCCTTAGTCTCGGGCCTAACTCCATGATCATCTTGTGAAACATCAAACTATGTATGAGAAAACCGCattcacattttattttgtttcatataagACAATGAAAACACCAACGACttatttattgaaaattatGATCATCAAACTGGAACACAAAtacatagatatttttttttctgaaaacacAAAGCTCACATACATgtataaaaccatatatatgaTCTATGCACTTTGTTCATGGGCCGTGTCCTCTGCGCGATTTCGAAGGAGGTACATAAAAACGAGGGGTAGGAGGAGGTGGTGACTTTATTATACCTGCTCACAATATTGAAGAGATTGTTTCATTAGTTTTTCTTTCCaataatatttaacatttaactataaaaaaaaacataaatgattaGGTCATGCATTCTATCATCTCGGGATTCGAAATAAATGGAAC harbors:
- the LOC104760983 gene encoding nifU-like protein 2, chloroplastic yields the protein MQLLAALNPAAISRTPLQALDPSSSSSSCLLSSAQSLSSQRGFGLLVARPRRGLPSTSLSSPQLFRRSKVVQAVATPDPILEVPLTEENVESVLDEIRPYLMSDGGNVALHEIDGNIVRVKLQGACGSCPSSTMTMKMGIERRLMEKIPEIVAVEAVPDEETGLEMNEENIEKVLEEIRPYLIGTTDGSLELVEIEDPIVKIRITGPAAGVMTVRVAVTQKLREKIPSIAAVQLI
- the LOC104760982 gene encoding uncharacterized protein At5g49945-like isoform X1, whose product is MSRSFSFISLALIFYLFLHHHLLVASQFEGFDAEDDDVSDDSSHLHHSLPPPLITQSHSSLPDLEPEPEPEPEPDLIPESDTEPQSTPFEYWDEDEFEGLPTEVETLESPLITENITTHADSKTLDLNTSSEAQDDATSTTDPLMKKKTKSYAVEIACVCFLIALTINYFVGKRENERLALAWAAKFASKDTIFQKNFSLLGVSEGEDSPLLLKESLNVFKFYASGRKYCHGLLATMELKSRHDLISRLFNLVVPCKDEITFEVYMNEETMDQVVCAIVRKKAVKTMIKETKDLRRVALILPFGRKWVSEELAVISESKEVAANMITDSVLDLVFGDNAVDKYGKNFISMHISDQHPGKHKKMLLFKFSLPDAKHMDDIVRLVLLIPYYIELVGRYRLSSQARIKTESGRQKAAEEAYKELHNARQEALQKKKAEKKKMMEEAEAKLSAEVIRKKEEKERARQVKKAMPKMKMSRSH
- the LOC104760982 gene encoding uncharacterized protein At5g49945-like isoform X2, encoding MSRSFSFISLALIFYLFLHHHLLVASQFEGFDAEDDDVSDDSSHLHHSLPPPLITQSHSSLPDLEPEPEPEPEPDLIPESDTEPQSTPFEYWDEDEFEGLPTEVETLESPLITENITTHADSKTLDLNTSSEAQDDATSTTDPLMKKKTKSYAVEIACVCFLIALTINYFVGKRENERLALAWAAKFASKDTIFQKNFSLLGVSEGEDSPLLLKESLNVFKFYASGRKYCHGLLATMELKSRHDLISRLFNLVVPCKDEITFEVYMNEETMDQVVLAVVRKKAVKTMIKETKDLRRSALILPFGRKWVSEELAVISESKEVAANMITDSVLDLVFGDNAVDKYGKNFISMHISDQHPGKHKKMLLFKFSLPDAKHMDDIVRLVLLIPYYIELVGRYRLSSQARIKTESGRQKAAEEAYKELHNARQEALQKKKAEKKKMMEEAEAKLSAEVIRKKEEKERARQVKKAMPKMKMSRSH